The following proteins are encoded in a genomic region of Maylandia zebra isolate NMK-2024a linkage group LG1, Mzebra_GT3a, whole genome shotgun sequence:
- the myo1eb gene encoding unconventional myosin-Ie has product MGSKERYHWQAQNVKVSGVDDMVLLSKINEDAITDNLKKRYMDDYIFTYIGPVLISVNPFKQLPYFTEREVELYQGAAQYENPPHIYALADNMYRNMMIDSENQCVIISGESGAGKTVAAKYIMSYVSKVSGGGDKVQHVKDIILQSNPLLEAFGNAKTVRNNNSSRFGKYFEIQFSRGGAPDGGKISNFLLEKSRVVSQNQGERNFHIYYQLLGGATTEQRENLGVTTPDYYNYLNQTGTYTVEDVNDKKEFSDTMEAMSVVGLSLEDQDSVLQLVAGILHLGNISFREENNYAVVESQNFLAFPAYLLGISQDGLCSKLTSRIMDSKWGGKTESISVTLNTEQACFSRDALSKALYTRLFDFLVDCINKAMQKEQEELNIGVLDIYGFEIFQQNGFEQFCINFVNEKLQQIFIELTLKAEQEEYVQEGIKWTPIEYFNNKVVCDLIESKLNPPGIMSILDDVCATMHAKGEGADQTLLQKLQGQIGSHEHFSSWNKGFIVHHYAGKVSYDVSGFCERNRDVLFNDIIELMQSSEFPFIRALFPENLEAEKRGRPTTASSKIKKQANSLVQTLMKCTPHYIRCIKPNETKRSRDWEENRVRHQVEYLGLRENIRVRRAGYAYRRVFNKFLQRYAILTKESWPQWRGDERQGVLHLLNSVNMDQDQFQLGKTKVFIKAPESLFLLEEMRERKYNGYARVIQKAWRKHVAVRKYVKMREEASDVVLNKKERRRNSINRNFVGDYIGTDNHPEIRQFVGRRERIDFADVVVKYDRRFRSVKRDLILTPKFLYMIGREKVKHGPDKGQIQEVLKRKIEINKIQSVSLSTLQDDFFIIHEEEYDSVLQSVFKTEFLSLLVKRYEDKTQRKLPLKFNNLLEFKVKKGGWGPFSSSGSRQIQFQVGQGDEAVLKPSGKVLQVSIGPGLPKNSRPTRKDNRKSRYMGNRAPPSNQQHLASRSRGSGALKEGSAYSRGSLLRQQSSMEQPTLPRLQNQRRHDSRPHQNQDMGFMDVPDQGAAGVHRRRSKEVKPPPGAGRPKPKPRTPHCRALYAYDAQDTDELSFNAEDLIEIVTEDPSGWWFGRLRGREGMFPGNYVEKI; this is encoded by the exons ACTTACATCGGTCCAGTGCTGATCTCTGTGAATCCGTTCAAACAGCTGCCGTATTTCACCGAGAGGGAAGTGGAGCTTTACCAGGGCGCG GCTCAGTACGAGAACCCCCCCCACATCTACGCACTGGCTGACAACATGTACAGAAACATGATGATAGACAGCGAGAACCAGTGTGTCATCATCAG CGGCGAGAGCGGCGCCGGAAAAACTGTTGCTGCCAAATACATCATGAGCTACGTGTCCAAAGTGTCCGGAGGAGGCGACAAAGTTCAG CACGTCAAAGACATCATCCTGCAGTCCAACCCTCTGCTCGAGGCCTTCGGAAACGCTAAAACCGTCCGCAACAACAACTCTAGCAGATTT GGCAAATACTTCGAGATCCAGTTCAGCCGAGGAGGAGCTCCTGATGGAGGCAAAATCTCCAACTTCCTGCTGGAGAAAAGTCGAGTCGTCTCCCAGAATCAAGGAGAGAGAAACTTCCATATCTACTACCAG CTGCTGGGAGGGGCTACCACAGAGCAGAGGGAGAACCTCGGGGTCACGACCCCTGACTACTACAACTACCTCAACCAAACGGGAACCTACACGGTGGAGGACGTTAACGACAAGAAGGAGTTCTCGGATACGATG GAGGCCATGTCAGTGGTCGGTCTGTCTCTGGAAGATCAGGATTCAGTTCTTCAGCTCGTCGCAGGAATTCTCCATCTGGGAAACATCAGCTTCAGAGAGGAGAACAACTACGCGGTGGTGGAGAGCCAGAACT TCCTGGCCTTTCCGGCCTACCTGCTGGGGATCTCTCAGGACGGTCTCTGCAGTAAGCTGACCAGCAGGATTATGGACAGTAAGTGGGGTGGGAAGACCGAGTCCATCTCGGTGACCCTGAACACCGAGCAGGCCTGTTTCTCCCGAGACGCCCTGTCCAAAGCGCTGTACACCCGACTCTTCGACTTCCTCGTCGAT TGTATTAATAAAGCCATGCAGAAGGAGCAGGAGGAGCTCAACATCGGAGTCCTCGACATCTACGGCTTCGAGATCTTCCAG caaaATGGTTTTGAGCAGTTTTGCATCAACTTTGTGAACgagaagctgcagcagatttttaTTGAGCTCACGCTGAAGGCTGAACAG GAGGAATACGTACAGGAGGGAATCAAATGGACTCCCATCGAATATTTTAACAACAAGGTGGTCTGTGACCTCATCGAGTCCAAACTG AATCCTCCTGGGATCATGAGCATCCTGGACGACGTGTGCGCCACGATGCACGCTAAAGGTGAGGGGGCGGATCAGACCCTGCTGCAGAAATTACAGGGACAGATTGGATCTCACGAACACTTCAGCAGCTGGAACAAAGGATTCATAGTCCACCACTATGCTGGAAAG GTGTCGTATGATGTCAGCGGGTTCTGTGAGAGGAACAGAGATGTGTTGTTCAATGACATCATCGAGCTGATGCAGAGCAGCGAATT TCCGTTCATCAGAGCTCTGTTCCCTGAGAACCTGGAGGCTGAGAAGCGAGGGCGACCGACCACCGCTAGCAGTAAGATCAAG AAACAAGCTAATAGTCTGGTGCAGACCCTGATGAAGTGCACCCCCCACTACATCCGCTGCATCAAGCCCAATGAAACCAAACGCTCCCGGGACTGGGAGGAGAACAGGGTCAGACACCAGGTGGAGTACCTGGGCCTGCGAGAGAACATCAGAGTCCGTCGAGCTGGATATGCTTACAGACGAGTCTTCAATAAGTTCCTGCAGAG GTACGCCATCCTGACGAAGGAGTCCTGGCCTCAGTGGAGAGGTGATGAGCGTCAGGGAGTGCTGCACCTCCTCAACTCGGTCAATATGGACCAGGATCAGTTCCAGCTGGGGAAGACCAAAGTCTTCATCAAAGCTCCCGAGTCG CTCTTTCTGTTGGAGGAGATGAGGGAGAGGAAATATAACGGGTATGCTCGTGTCATCCAGAAGGCGTGGCGCAAACATGTTGCTGTTCGCAAATACGTCAAGATGAGGGAGGAAG CCTCTGATGTTGTGCTGAACAAAAAAGAGCGCCGCAGAAACAGCATCAACAGGAACTTTGTGGGTGATTATATCGGGACCGATAACCATCCTGAGATCAGACAGTTTGTCGGCCGCAGAGAGAGAATTGATTTTGCTGACGTCGTGGTGAAATATGACCGCAGATTCAGG TCCGTGAAGAGAGACCTTATCCTGACACCAAAGTTCCTTTACATGATTGGTCGCGAGAAGGTGAAACACGGTCCAGATAAAGGTCAAATCCAGGAGGTTCTCAAGAGGAAGATTGAGATCAACAAAATCCAGTCTGTTTCTCTGAG CACTCTTCAGGACGACTTCTTCATCATCCATGAAGAGGAGTACGACAGCGTTCTTCAGAGTGTCTTTAAAACTGAGTTTCTGAGTCTGCTGGTCAAACGTTATGAGGACAAAACGCAGAGGAAGTTGCCACTAAAATTCAATAACCT CCTGGAGTTTAAGGTGAAGAAAGGTGGCTGGGGTCCGTTCAGCTCCTCAGGATCCAGACAGATCCAGTTCCAGGTGGGTCAGGGTGACGAGGCAGTCTTGAAGCCCAGCGGAAAGGTCCTGCAGGTCTCCATCGGACCGGGCCTGCCTAAAAACTCCC GTCCCACCCGGAAAGACAACCGGAAGAGCCGCTACATGGGAAACCGTGCTCCACCCAGTAACCAGCAACACTTGG CATCTCGCTCCAGAGGGAGTGGAGCCCTGAAGGAGGGCAGCGCCTACTCCAGAGGCTCGTTGCTGAGACAGCAGTCTAGCATGGAGCAACCTACCCTGCCCCGCCTCCAGAACCAGCGTCGCCATGACAGTCGTCCCCATCAAAACCAGGATATGGGCTTTATGGATGTTCCCGATCAGGGTGCCGCAGG GGTACACCGGCGCCGTTCAAAGGAGGTGAAGCCTCCTCCTGGAGCGGGTCGACCCAAACCGAAGCCCCGAACTCCTCACTGCAGAGCTCTGTACGCCTACGATGCCCAGGACACCGATGAGCTTAGCTTCAATGCTGAGGACCTCATTGAGATAGTCACTGAAG ATCCATCTGGTTGGTGGTTTGGTCGCTTGCGGGGCAGAGAGGGGATGTTCCCTGGAAACTATGTGGAGAAGATCTAG
- the prune gene encoding exopolyphosphatase PRUNE1, whose translation MEEFLTSCQRAVKLSSDQVGPGFHVVLGNEACDIDSMVSALAYAYFLSKTAPGEMLVLPLLNIRQSELRLRSDSVFLLRQAALSLDLLVFRDQLDLRALQRAGRLRLTLVDHNVLPSSDSDLEEAVAEVIDHHHLEREPSPTCPVTAETVGSCATLVTERIIQRAPEILDLQLAHLLYAAIVVDCVDMSPAAGKVTPKDSQYAAALENLFPALPPRGALFQELHRAKLDVSGLNTEEMLLKDMKAVSGSLNLSVSVLYISLQEFLQREDLEAELSGFCQKYGYDLLLLMTIFFTESKEPIRELAVFSHSTTCREQVSQYLEQAQSPALNLSPLSSPHSHISAYHQGNSLASRKKLLPIMKDFLTTWDGYGFPGDRKDELSQVPPTPMNSLVEGSPLDNGLPRITSQALEEKFSQMVNRTDL comes from the exons ATGGAGGAGTTTCTGACGAGCTGCCAGCGGGCCGTgaag TTGAGCTCGGACCAGGTCGGCCCTGGGTTCCATGTTGTCCTGGGAAATGAAGCTTGCGACATTGACTCCATGGTATCTGCCCTGGCCTATGCCTACTTCCTGTCTAAG aCTGCACCCGGCGAGATGCTCGTTCTGCCGCTGCTGAACATCCGTCAATCGGAGCTGCGGCTTCGCTCGGACAGCGTCTTCCTGCTGCGCCAAGCCGCTCTGTCTCTGGACCTCCTCGTCTTCAGGGACCAGCTGGACCTGCGAGCACTGCAGCGGGCCGGCCGCCTGCGGCTCACGTTGGTCGACCACAACGTGCTGCCCAG TTCAGACAGCGACCTAGAGGAGGCGGTTGCAGAGGTGATCGACCACCACCATCTAGAGAGGGAACCCTCCCCCACCTGTCCTGTTACTGCGGAAACAGTGGGATCCTGCGCTACCTTGGTGACAGAGCGCATCATTCAAAGAGCTCCAGAGATCCTGGACCTGCAGCTTGCTCACCTGCTTTACG CTGCCATCGTGGTGGACTGCGTGGACATGTCACCTGCTGCAGGTAAAGTCACTCCCAAAGACAGTCAATATGCTGCAGCGCTGGAGAACCTATTCCCTGCTCTGCCACCGAGGGGCGCTCTCTTCCAGGAGTTGCACAGAGCCAAGTTGGATGTCTCAG GTCTGAACACAGAGGAGATGTTGTTGAAGGACATGAAAGCTGTTTCAGGAAGTTTGAATCTCTCCGTTTCTGTTCTCTACATCTCACTGCAG gAGTTCCTGCAGAGGGAGGACTTGGAGGCGGAGCTTTCAGGTTTCTGTCAGAAGTACGGATATgatttgctgctgctgatgacAATCTTCTTCACTGAGAGCAAAGAGCCAATCAGAGAACTTGCTGTGTTCAGCCACAGCACCACCTGCAGGGAACAG GTGAGCCAGTACCTGGAACAAGCCCAAAGCCCCGCCCTCAACCTGAGTCCACTCAGCAGCCCCCACTCTCACATCTCAGCCTATCATCAAG GAAACTCACTGGCGTCTCGGAAGAAGCTCCTCCCCATCATGAAAGACTTCCTGACGACGTGGGATGGGTATGGTTTCCCGGGAGACAGGAAGGACGAGCTGTCTCAGGTCCCGCCCACACCGATGAACAGCCTGGTGGAGGGCTCCCCTCTGGACAACGGTCTGCCTCGCATCACCTCCCAAGCCCTGGAGGAGAAGTTCAGCCAGATGGTCAACAggactgacctctga